A region of Homo sapiens chromosome X, GRCh38.p14 Primary Assembly DNA encodes the following proteins:
- the CYSLTR1 gene encoding cysteinyl leukotriene receptor 1 yields the protein MDETGNLTVSSATCHDTIDDFRNQVYSTLYSMISVVGFFGNGFVLYVLIKTYHKKSAFQVYMINLAVADLLCVCTLPLRVVYYVHKGIWLFGDFLCRLSTYALYVNLYCSIFFMTAMSFFRCIAIVFPVQNINLVTQKKARFVCVGIWIFVILTSSPFLMAKPQKDEKNNTKCFEPPQDNQTKNHVLVLHYVSLFVGFIIPFVIIIVCYTMIILTLLKKSMKKNLSSHKKAIGMIMVVTAAFLVSFMPYHIQRTIHLHFLHNETKPCDSVLRMQKSVVITLSLAASNCCFDPLLYFFSGGNFRKRLSTFRKHSLSSVTYVPRKKASLPEKGEEICKV from the coding sequence ATGGATGAAACAGGAAATCTGACAGTATCTTCTGCCACATGCCATGACACTATTGATGACTTCCGCAATCAAGTGTATTCCACCTTGTACTCTATGATCTCTGTTGTAGGCTTCTTTGGCAATGGCTTTGTGCTCTATGTCCTCATAAAAACCTATCACAAGAAGTCAGCCTTCCAAGTATACATGATTAATTTAGCAGTAGCAGATCTACTTTGTGTGTGCACACTGCCTCTCCGTGTGGTCTATTATGTTCACAAAGGCATTTGGCTCTTTGGTGACTTCTTGTGCCGCCTCAGCACCTATGCTTTGTATGTCAACCTCTATTGTAGCATCTTCTTTATGACAGCCATGAGCTTTTTCCGGTGCATTGCAATTGTTTTTCCAGTCCAGAACATTAATTTGGTTACACAGAAAAAAGCCAGGTTTGTGTGTGTAGGTATTTGGATTTTTGTGATTTTGACCAGTTCTCCATTTCTAATGGCCAAACcacaaaaagatgagaaaaataataccaaGTGCTTTGAGCCCCCACAAGACAATCAAACTAAAAATCATGTTTTGGTCTTGCATTATGTGTCATTGTTTGTTGGCTTTATCATCCCTTTTGTTATTATAATTGTCTGTTACACAATGATCATTTTGACCTtactaaaaaaatcaatgaaaaaaaatctgtcaagtCATAAAAAGGCTATAGGAATGATCATGGTCGTGACCGCTGCCTTTTTAGTCAGTTTCATGCCATATCATATTCAACGTACCATTCACCTTCATTTTTTACACAATGAAACTAAACCCTGTGATTCTGTCCTTAGAATGCAGAAGTCCGTGGTCATAACCTTGTCTCTGGCTGCATCCAATTGTTGCTTTGACCCTCTCCTATATTTCTTTTCTGGGGGTAACTTTAGGAAAAGGCTGTCTACATTCAGAAAGCATTCTTTGTCCAGCGTGACTTATGTACCCAGAAAGAAGGCCTCTTTGccagaaaaaggagaagaaatatgtAAAGTATAG